Within Micromonospora parathelypteridis, the genomic segment CGTCGGCCTGCTGGTGGTCGCACTGCTGTTACCGATCAACCCGATTCGAGTGCTGGACCGGGCCGCGGCGCCGATCTACACGGTTCTCTGCGAGCAGCTCGGCGAGTTGGCACATGCGATCCGGACACGCGACGGCGACCGGACGATGCGCGTTCTGGAACGCTTCCGGGGCACCGAGGACGACCTGGGTCGGCTGCACGATGCGCTCAGCGGGGCGGAGGAGGTGGTGACTATCGCTCCGGCCCGTTGGCACCGCCGCGAGCAGTACCACCGGTACGCCCGCAGCGCGGATCACCTCGAACGGTTGATGCTGGACAGCCGTGCCATGGCCCGCTGGTCGACGACCGCGCTGCAGTACGACGAGCCGCTCCCACCGGAACTGGCGGACGCGATCGGCCGATTGGGTCAGGCGGTGGCGGAGATGCGCAGGGAGCGCAAGTACGGTGACGACCCCCAGCGCACCCGCCGGCTGATCGAGCAGTGCGCCGAGTTGGCCGGGCGAGCCTCCGCGAGCGGGGTCGGCTCGTTCGGCGAGTCGCTCGTCACGGGCCTACGTACCGCGGCCAGCGACCTGCTCCGGGCCTGTGGTTATGAACCCGACGACGCCAACAGGATCGTGCGCCGGGCAGCCGGCGCCGGCGAGGCCAAAATCCAGCCACCGGTACGCCGACAAATGAAGCGGCCCCGGCCGACGCGAGGCGCCCGAGCTCGGCGACGCGAGCACCAGGCTGCCGCTCGGAGGCGCAACGACGGCCGGGCCGGCCTTCCCGCGAGGGAGAGACCGGCCCGGTGAACCATCAGGGTCAGGAGGAGTAGCCGCGCTCGGCGATCCAGTTGGCGACCTTCGGCAGGCTCACCCAGTACTCGCCCAGCGCCGGATCGGCCGGGTCGGCGACCCGGATGGTGTCGCCACCGTCCCGGTAGCCGACGAGGGTCAGGTAGTGGCCGCCCTCGTACGAGTGCGGATTGCCGTCGGTGTCCACCGTCGTGCCCTTGATGTTCGCCACCACCGGTCGCCCGGCGTCGACTGCGGCCAGCACGTCGCGGCGCAGCTGCTCGACCTGATCGGGACGGGCAACCGAGTCACGAATTTCGGTGGTCCGGTACTTCCCGCCGGTCAGCTCGTTCAGCACCCGCGTGGTGTCCAGAGCCGAAGGGGTGCCTGCCTCGGTGGTGCCCAACAGCTGGGCCACCGCGTCCTGGGAGAGCGCCTTGCCCTGGGCGGACAATGCGATCCGGGTCGCGGCCGGGCCGCAGTAGTAGAAGTTCGGCTGGGCCTGGTAGTCGATGCCGAGGATCCGCTCGGCGGACCGGTCGGTCTGGCTCGACGAGGTCGGGGCAGCCTGCACCGGGGCGGCCTGCGCGGCTACCGCCGGACCGAGGGCGCAGCCGCCCGCGACCAGCAGGCCGACGACGGACAGACCGCTCTTCTGGACGATCGGGTTCATGATCGAGTCTCCGTTCAGGGGGTTGGCGCCTCCGACCGGCGGAGGACGGCAGCACCGGGAATGGCGCTCGCTCAGCACAGCTGCGACGACCTTCGGCCGATCTCGGCCGTGGGCGTACCGGGGACGCAACGGCTCTACTCCGGCGAGCATTCCGCCGCGGGTGTAGGCGTCGCGATCAGGTGTAACGGCTGCCGGCTTGCCGAGATTCCGCTGGACCCCTCGCCGGGGTCTGGCGTTTGGTCACACGGTCAGAGGTGGCCGGGGAGCCCGGACCGATGGCCCGATTCGGCATGAATCGGACACCCAAGCGCGGCGGTCAGAGGCTCCCGAGCAGCCCGGTCACGGTGATCTCGATGACGACCCGTTCCGGATTCGGACGTGGGGTCCGATAACGCTCGGCGTAGCGGCGCTCCGCCTCCGCCACGGCGGCCCGATCCGCCCGGACGACCGCGCGGCCCTCGATGGTCAGCCAGCGGCGGCCATCCACGTGGCACACGGCCACCGCCGCGCCCTCCGGGCCGGCTGCGGCCACCTGGCGGGCCTTGCGAGAGTCGCCGGAGGTGATGACGCGGGCCAGGCCGGCCGCCGGGTCGAGAGTTACCCCGACCGGTACGACGTGTGGGGTGCCGTTCGCACGCAGCGTTGTCAGCGTCGCGAGGTGCCGTTCCGCGCAGAATGCGACAACGCGCTCATCGTGCACATTCAACCGATGATCGCCCGCCATGCCCGTCCCCTGTTCACCGAACCGACCCTGATCATGGCACGCGGCGGTCGACGCGGTCCCGATCCGGCTTGGCGTCCGGCTGATCGGCCAGTTGGCCGCCGGCCGCCCGGCGCTTCTGCACCAGCCGGGTGAGGTAGATCAGCGCGGCGGCCAGGACGCCCATGTCATCCAGGTAGATCGGATCCGGAAGCACGTCCACCGGGAAGATCGTGTAGATCAGCGCCCCGTAGAAGGCAACCTTGCCGCCCGCGCCGAGCCCGGTCAGCAGTCGTCGCGTACGCACCACCCGCACCGCCAACACCACGGCACCGACCAGTGTGGCGATCGCCAGAATGCCGGCGATCACCAC encodes:
- a CDS encoding FUSC family protein; translation: MADDRSPAEREQSRLDEAAERSGRAVQRVRHRSGQAGRIRARQWEVTLVISLQAGLAAAIAALLAKNLLGPGSHVFAPAAAVGTIATAIGQRARRTFALLSGVALGIVIGDTLRFILGSGPWQTGVVVALAIAAALLVAGKGGPLVGQAGGTAVLIATLAPMDSGLEVPRIFDALVGGAVGLLVVALLLPINPIRVLDRAAAPIYTVLCEQLGELAHAIRTRDGDRTMRVLERFRGTEDDLGRLHDALSGAEEVVTIAPARWHRREQYHRYARSADHLERLMLDSRAMARWSTTALQYDEPLPPELADAIGRLGQAVAEMRRERKYGDDPQRTRRLIEQCAELAGRASASGVGSFGESLVTGLRTAASDLLRACGYEPDDANRIVRRAAGAGEAKIQPPVRRQMKRPRPTRGARARRREHQAAARRRNDGRAGLPARERPAR
- a CDS encoding C39 family peptidase; the protein is MNPIVQKSGLSVVGLLVAGGCALGPAVAAQAAPVQAAPTSSSQTDRSAERILGIDYQAQPNFYYCGPAATRIALSAQGKALSQDAVAQLLGTTEAGTPSALDTTRVLNELTGGKYRTTEIRDSVARPDQVEQLRRDVLAAVDAGRPVVANIKGTTVDTDGNPHSYEGGHYLTLVGYRDGGDTIRVADPADPALGEYWVSLPKVANWIAERGYSS
- a CDS encoding pyridoxamine 5'-phosphate oxidase family protein, translating into MAGDHRLNVHDERVVAFCAERHLATLTTLRANGTPHVVPVGVTLDPAAGLARVITSGDSRKARQVAAAGPEGAAVAVCHVDGRRWLTIEGRAVVRADRAAVAEAERRYAERYRTPRPNPERVVIEITVTGLLGSL
- a CDS encoding YkvA family protein; the encoded protein is MSRQAWVLVVIAGILAIATLVGAVVLAVRVVRTRRLLTGLGAGGKVAFYGALIYTIFPVDVLPDPIYLDDMGVLAAALIYLTRLVQKRRAAGGQLADQPDAKPDRDRVDRRVP